Proteins encoded in a region of the Canis lupus familiaris isolate Mischka breed German Shepherd chromosome 1, alternate assembly UU_Cfam_GSD_1.0, whole genome shotgun sequence genome:
- the NOP53 gene encoding ribosome biogenesis protein NOP53 isoform X1: protein MAPEGSGGGGGRCSKSETDTSFLGFRPTSVDPALRRRRRGPRNKKRGWRRLAQEPLGLEVDQFLEDVRLQERTSGGLVSEAPDEKLFFVDTGSKRKELDKKRTRSQKRSLLLKKPLRVDLILENTSKVPAPKDVLAHQIPNARKLKRKEQLWEKLAKQGELPRDVRRAQARLLNPPETKAKPGPQDTVERPFYDLWAKDNPLEQPLAGQDTFFLEQTKKKGVKRPPHLHIKPSQVPAVEVTPAGASYNPSFEDHQTLLLAAHEVELQRQKEAEKLERQLALPASEQPATQESAFQEMCQGLLEESDGEEEPGEGPDTVPEAGGKQTEGAETSPTPVRLAAMEKKTEQQRRREKAAQKMRVQQAQERAARLRHQELFRLRGIKAQVARRLAELARRREQRRVRRLAEADRPRRLGRLKYQAPDMDVQLSSELADSLRTLKPEGNILRDRFKSFQKRNMIEPRERAKFKRKYKVKLVEKRAFREIQL, encoded by the exons ATGGCGCCGGAAGgtagcggcggcggcggcgggcgctgCTCGAAAAGCGAGACCGACACCAGCTTCTTGGGTTTCCGGCCCACTTCGGTGGACCCGGCGCTGAGGCGGCGGCGACGAGGCCCAAGAAACAAAAAGCGAGGCTGGCGGCGGCTCGCTCAGGAGCCGCTGGGGCTGGAAGTCGATCAGTTCCTGGAGGACGTGCGGCTGCAGGAGCGCACGAGCGG TGGCTTGGTGTCAGAGGCCCCGGATGAGAAACTCTTCTTCGTGGACACCGGCTCCAAGAGAAAAG AGCTGGACAAGAAGAGGACCAGAAGCCAGAAAAGGTCACTTCTTCTCAAGAAGCCCCTTCGCGTTGACCTCATCCTAGAGAACACATCCAAGGTCCCTGCCCCCAAAGA CGTCCTTGCCCACCAGATCCCCAATGCCAGGAAGCTCAAACGGAAGGAACAGCTATGGGAGAAGCTGGCCAAGCAGGGCGAGCTGCCCCGGGATGTGCGCAGGGCACAGGCCCGGCTCCTCAACCCTCCCGAGACCAAAGCCAAGCCTGGGCCCCAAGACACTGTCGAGCGGCCTTTTTACGATCTCTGGGCCAAAGACA ACCCTCTGGAGCAGCCCTTGGCTGGCCAGGACACCTTTTTCCTGGAGCAGACCAAGAAGAAAGGGGTGAAG CGGCCACCACATCTGCACATCAAGCCCTCCCAGGTCCCTGCCGTGGAGGTGACGCCTGCCGGAGCCTCCTATAACCCATCCTTTGAGGACCACCAG ACCCTGCTACTGGCGGCCCACGAGGTGGAACTGCAGCGGCAGAAGGAGGCCGAGAAGCTGGAGCGGCAGCTGGCCCTGCCCGCCTCAGAGCAGCCTGCCACCCAG gagTCTGCGTTCCAAGAGATGTGCCAGGGGCTGCTGGAGGAGTCAGACGGGGAGGAAGAGCCAGGCGAGGGCCCGGACACAGTGCCGGAGGCTGGAGGAAAGCAGACTGAAGGAGCAGAGACATCGCCCACACCTGTGCGCCTGGCCGCCATGGAGAAGAAGACAGAGCAGCAGAGGCGGCGGGAGAAGGCCGCCCAGAAGATG CGGGTACAGCAGGCCCAGGAGCGGGCTGCCCGGCTCCGGCACCAGGAGCTCTTCCGGCTACGCGGGATCAAGGCCCAGGTGGCACGGCGGCTGGCGGAGCTGGCACGGCGGCGGGAGCAGCGGCGAGTGCGGCGGCTGGCGGAGGCAGACAGACCCCGCAGGCTGGGGCGGCTCAA GTATCAGGCCCCTGACATGGACGTGCAGCTCAGCTCGGAGCTGGCTGACTCGCTCAGGACTCTGAAG
- the NOP53 gene encoding ribosome biogenesis protein NOP53 isoform X2, producing the protein MAPEGSGGGGGRCSKSETDTSFLGFRPTSVDPALRRRRRGPRNKKRGWRRLAQEPLGLEVDQFLEDVRLQERTSGGLVSEAPDEKLFFVDTGSKRKELDKKRTRSQKRSLLLKKPLRVDLILENTSKVPAPKDVLAHQIPNARKLKRKEQLWEKLAKQGELPRDVRRAQARLLNPPETKAKPGPQDTVERPFYDLWAKDNPLEQPLAGQDTFFLEQTKKKGVKRPPHLHIKPSQVPAVEVTPAGASYNPSFEDHQTLLLAAHEVELQRQKEAEKLERQLALPASEQPATQESAFQEMCQGLLEESDGEEEPGEGPDTVPEAGGKQTEGAETSPTPVRLAAMEKKTEQQRRREKAAQKMRVQQAQERAARLRHQELFRLRGIKAQVARRLAELARRREQRRVRRLAEADRPRRLGRLKYQAPDMDVQLSSELADSLRTLKPEGNILRDRFKSFQKRNMIEPRERAKFKRKYKVKLVEKRAFREIQ; encoded by the exons ATGGCGCCGGAAGgtagcggcggcggcggcgggcgctgCTCGAAAAGCGAGACCGACACCAGCTTCTTGGGTTTCCGGCCCACTTCGGTGGACCCGGCGCTGAGGCGGCGGCGACGAGGCCCAAGAAACAAAAAGCGAGGCTGGCGGCGGCTCGCTCAGGAGCCGCTGGGGCTGGAAGTCGATCAGTTCCTGGAGGACGTGCGGCTGCAGGAGCGCACGAGCGG TGGCTTGGTGTCAGAGGCCCCGGATGAGAAACTCTTCTTCGTGGACACCGGCTCCAAGAGAAAAG AGCTGGACAAGAAGAGGACCAGAAGCCAGAAAAGGTCACTTCTTCTCAAGAAGCCCCTTCGCGTTGACCTCATCCTAGAGAACACATCCAAGGTCCCTGCCCCCAAAGA CGTCCTTGCCCACCAGATCCCCAATGCCAGGAAGCTCAAACGGAAGGAACAGCTATGGGAGAAGCTGGCCAAGCAGGGCGAGCTGCCCCGGGATGTGCGCAGGGCACAGGCCCGGCTCCTCAACCCTCCCGAGACCAAAGCCAAGCCTGGGCCCCAAGACACTGTCGAGCGGCCTTTTTACGATCTCTGGGCCAAAGACA ACCCTCTGGAGCAGCCCTTGGCTGGCCAGGACACCTTTTTCCTGGAGCAGACCAAGAAGAAAGGGGTGAAG CGGCCACCACATCTGCACATCAAGCCCTCCCAGGTCCCTGCCGTGGAGGTGACGCCTGCCGGAGCCTCCTATAACCCATCCTTTGAGGACCACCAG ACCCTGCTACTGGCGGCCCACGAGGTGGAACTGCAGCGGCAGAAGGAGGCCGAGAAGCTGGAGCGGCAGCTGGCCCTGCCCGCCTCAGAGCAGCCTGCCACCCAG gagTCTGCGTTCCAAGAGATGTGCCAGGGGCTGCTGGAGGAGTCAGACGGGGAGGAAGAGCCAGGCGAGGGCCCGGACACAGTGCCGGAGGCTGGAGGAAAGCAGACTGAAGGAGCAGAGACATCGCCCACACCTGTGCGCCTGGCCGCCATGGAGAAGAAGACAGAGCAGCAGAGGCGGCGGGAGAAGGCCGCCCAGAAGATG CGGGTACAGCAGGCCCAGGAGCGGGCTGCCCGGCTCCGGCACCAGGAGCTCTTCCGGCTACGCGGGATCAAGGCCCAGGTGGCACGGCGGCTGGCGGAGCTGGCACGGCGGCGGGAGCAGCGGCGAGTGCGGCGGCTGGCGGAGGCAGACAGACCCCGCAGGCTGGGGCGGCTCAA GTATCAGGCCCCTGACATGGACGTGCAGCTCAGCTCGGAGCTGGCTGACTCGCTCAGGACTCTGAAG